From Candidatus Methylomirabilota bacterium, the proteins below share one genomic window:
- a CDS encoding pyruvate dehydrogenase — protein sequence MTSADPRADLAVLESIQRRVLWLAALSVHHANTRANPDGTKVGGHQSSSSSVVSLMTALYFSALREGDLVASKAHASPVLYAIEYLRGRLAADDLRSLRVLGGLQAYPSRRKNPSIIDLSTGSMGLGAVTATFAALARRYIGDHWGDHWGARPGGRFIAMVGDAELDEGNVWESLLEEHVAGLGNLLWIVDMNRQSLDRVVPDTRRRQIADWFGAAGWRVIELRWGRRLQALFAKRGGERLRARLETMANAEYQALLRRSAGMVRKALVTAPDGQVDGALDRVVGNLSDEVLAAAVADVGGHDLPLILDAFDEAGSQHDRPCVILAQTIKGWGLPLAGDPMNHGALLTAAQMETLRESLGVSAGMEWNVFPESSPEARWIRSRPAPFSEPPLHGEAPVIPESLDESYPPQASSQEAFGRALGRLGRLPTGEHIVTLSADVAVTTHLAGWINRKGVWAPLARPDFFAETPQLMQWKESPAGQHVELGIAEHNLFLALGAFGLSRELSGVPLLPIGTLYDPFVTRGLDALYHALYAGAKFIVVATPSGVSLSPEGGAHQSVITPGIGVALPAIAYYEPAFALEVEWILLEALRSLLDRERGESLYLRLSTKPVDQSLAFAASPEYRRAVLKGGYRLIDARGEPGWDPETNAVHLFAAGVMVPEAVEAARALRAEDVLANVFVVTSPDRLYRGLRDPRPYLEELVTAEEEGVPVVSVHDGHSHGLAFLGSALGVPQLALGVDHFGQSGSRRDLYAHYGIDAPSMLRAAQTLLGRVR from the coding sequence ATGACCTCCGCCGATCCGCGCGCCGATCTGGCCGTGCTCGAGAGCATCCAGCGCCGGGTACTTTGGCTCGCCGCGCTCTCCGTCCACCACGCCAACACGCGCGCCAACCCAGACGGCACCAAGGTCGGGGGGCATCAATCTTCGTCCTCCTCGGTGGTCAGCCTCATGACGGCGCTCTACTTCAGCGCGCTCCGCGAGGGCGACCTGGTGGCGTCAAAGGCCCACGCCTCACCCGTGCTCTACGCGATCGAGTACCTGCGCGGGCGTCTTGCCGCCGACGATCTCCGGAGCCTGCGCGTGCTCGGCGGGCTCCAGGCCTACCCGAGCCGCAGAAAGAATCCCTCCATCATCGATCTCTCGACGGGCTCCATGGGGTTGGGCGCCGTGACGGCGACGTTTGCCGCGCTGGCGCGGCGATACATTGGCGACCACTGGGGCGACCACTGGGGCGCGCGCCCTGGCGGACGCTTCATCGCCATGGTGGGCGACGCCGAGCTCGACGAAGGCAACGTGTGGGAGTCGCTCCTCGAAGAGCACGTGGCGGGGCTAGGCAACCTCCTCTGGATCGTCGACATGAATCGCCAGAGCCTCGATCGCGTCGTTCCCGACACCCGGCGACGCCAGATCGCCGACTGGTTCGGCGCCGCCGGTTGGCGCGTCATCGAGCTGCGATGGGGGCGTCGGCTCCAGGCGCTCTTCGCCAAGCGGGGCGGGGAGCGCCTCCGGGCCCGCCTCGAGACCATGGCGAACGCGGAGTACCAGGCGCTGCTTCGCCGTTCCGCCGGCATGGTGAGGAAGGCGCTCGTCACGGCCCCCGACGGACAAGTGGACGGAGCGCTGGACCGGGTCGTGGGAAATCTTTCCGACGAAGTGCTGGCCGCCGCCGTCGCCGACGTGGGAGGGCACGATCTCCCGCTGATCCTCGACGCCTTCGACGAGGCTGGGAGCCAGCACGACAGGCCGTGCGTCATCCTGGCGCAGACCATCAAGGGCTGGGGGCTGCCGCTGGCGGGCGATCCCATGAACCACGGCGCGCTCCTGACGGCCGCGCAGATGGAGACGCTGCGCGAATCGCTCGGAGTGTCCGCGGGAATGGAATGGAACGTCTTCCCCGAGTCGAGCCCCGAAGCGCGGTGGATTCGGAGCCGGCCCGCGCCTTTCTCCGAGCCGCCGCTCCACGGTGAGGCGCCCGTCATTCCCGAGAGCCTGGACGAAAGTTACCCGCCGCAGGCCTCGAGCCAGGAGGCCTTTGGGCGCGCGCTCGGCAGGCTCGGCCGTCTGCCCACGGGCGAGCACATCGTCACGCTCTCCGCCGACGTCGCCGTGACCACCCACCTCGCGGGTTGGATCAATCGGAAAGGCGTGTGGGCGCCCTTAGCAAGGCCCGACTTCTTCGCCGAGACGCCGCAGCTAATGCAGTGGAAGGAGTCCCCCGCGGGACAGCACGTCGAGCTCGGCATCGCCGAGCACAACCTCTTCCTTGCGCTGGGTGCCTTCGGCCTCTCGCGCGAGCTCTCCGGCGTCCCGCTCCTGCCCATCGGCACGCTCTACGACCCGTTCGTTACGCGCGGGCTCGACGCTCTCTACCACGCGCTCTACGCGGGAGCAAAGTTCATCGTCGTCGCGACGCCATCGGGCGTGAGCCTCTCGCCCGAGGGCGGGGCCCACCAGTCCGTGATCACGCCCGGCATCGGCGTCGCGCTGCCCGCCATCGCGTACTACGAGCCCGCCTTCGCGCTCGAGGTCGAGTGGATCCTCCTCGAGGCGCTCCGGTCGCTCCTCGATCGCGAGAGGGGCGAGAGCCTCTACCTGCGCCTCTCCACCAAGCCCGTGGACCAGTCACTGGCGTTCGCGGCGAGCCCGGAGTATCGGCGCGCCGTGCTCAAGGGCGGCTACAGGCTGATCGACGCGCGCGGGGAGCCGGGCTGGGATCCCGAGACGAACGCCGTCCACTTGTTCGCCGCGGGCGTCATGGTGCCCGAGGCGGTGGAAGCGGCGCGGGCGCTCCGCGCCGAGGACGTCCTTGCGAACGTATTCGTCGTGACGAGCCCCGACAGGCTCTACCGGGGACTTCGCGACCCGCGCCCCTACCTGGAGGAGCTGGTCACGGCGGAGGAGGAGGGCGTGCCCGTCGTCTCCGTTCACGACGGCCACTCGCACGGCCTCGCCTTCCTTGGCTCGGCGCTCGGCGTCCCCCAGCTGGCCCTCGGCGTGGACCACTTCGGCCAGTCCGGCAGCCGCCGCGATCTCTACGCCCACTACGGCATCGACGCTCCCTCTATGCTTCGAGCCGCCCAGACGTTACTCGGAAGAGTCCGCTAG
- a CDS encoding type II toxin-antitoxin system HicA family toxin: protein MPRLPLVSGREAVAAFGRAGFDVRRQRGSHIILTKVGRAETLSIPDHAELAPGTLRALIRKAGLTVEQFQGLLL, encoded by the coding sequence ATGCCCCGTCTTCCCCTGGTGTCGGGGCGAGAAGCTGTGGCCGCCTTCGGGCGCGCTGGATTCGACGTCAGACGGCAGAGGGGCAGCCACATCATCCTGACCAAGGTCGGACGGGCGGAGACCCTATCCATCCCGGACCATGCCGAGCTGGCCCCGGGGACGCTTCGTGCCTTAATTCGGAAGGCGGGTCTCACCGTTGAGCAGTTCCAAGGCCTCTTGCTGTAA